In Ktedonobacterales bacterium, a single genomic region encodes these proteins:
- a CDS encoding response regulator, with the protein MLSYNVLVVDDDTGIRDLLEGLLEEEGYNVAAARNGREALELLRQRTELGPHVILLDLMMPVLDGYGVMETLAADPLLRGSHAIIVMSAAQRLMGSHFELANALLPKPFAIDDVLEMVSQWTHRITHPDEEKGQHGAQPTTG; encoded by the coding sequence ATGCTGAGCTACAATGTGCTGGTGGTCGATGATGATACCGGCATCCGCGATTTGCTGGAAGGATTGCTGGAGGAAGAGGGCTATAATGTAGCGGCAGCGCGCAATGGACGCGAGGCGCTGGAACTCTTGCGCCAACGCACCGAACTCGGCCCACACGTCATTTTGCTGGACCTGATGATGCCGGTCCTCGATGGCTATGGTGTGATGGAAACGCTGGCCGCTGACCCACTATTACGCGGCAGCCACGCCATTATCGTAATGTCCGCTGCCCAACGACTCATGGGCAGCCATTTTGAGCTTGCCAACGCGCTCCTCCCCAAACCGTTTGCCATTGATGACGTGTTGGAAATGGTCAGCCAATGGACACATCGCATCACCCACCCCGATGAGGAGAAAGGCCAGCACGGCGCCCAGCCAACAACCGGGTGA
- a CDS encoding MarR family transcriptional regulator, with protein MDVQEQQVNEGLAICRDLVRAVFALKFHPHPHAQHFHAFEEAQRPEGCPEGGGPLEGSQGMGWSRPEGIPEAQIKLVVHLAIHGPQTMSEVADGLDVTTPAVTGLVDKLEKRSLVERVRDSQDRRVVRVRLAPHAQQMAEAHLAERRRQMRAVLATLTPEEQQTFLRTLRLLVQKLYTRQEVETANK; from the coding sequence ATGGACGTTCAAGAACAACAGGTCAATGAAGGACTGGCGATCTGCCGCGATCTGGTGCGCGCAGTGTTTGCGCTGAAATTTCATCCTCATCCCCACGCCCAGCATTTCCATGCATTTGAGGAAGCGCAGCGGCCAGAGGGCTGCCCTGAAGGCGGTGGCCCATTGGAAGGGTCGCAGGGGATGGGGTGGTCTAGGCCGGAGGGCATCCCGGAGGCGCAGATCAAGCTGGTGGTTCACCTGGCAATTCATGGCCCGCAGACAATGAGCGAGGTAGCCGATGGGCTGGATGTGACGACGCCTGCTGTGACCGGCCTGGTGGATAAGCTGGAGAAGCGCAGCCTGGTGGAGCGTGTGCGCGATAGCCAGGACCGGCGCGTGGTGCGGGTACGCCTGGCTCCGCACGCGCAGCAAATGGCCGAGGCGCATCTGGCCGAACGACGACGCCAGATGCGCGCGGTGCTGGCGACTTTGACGCCAGAGGAGCAGCAGACCTTTCTCAGAACGCTGCGGCTGCTGGTCCAGAAGCTGTATACCAGGCAAGAAGTGGAAACTGCCAACAAATAG